GGAGGGCGGTACTGCTGTTGCTAAGGCACAGCCAATCAGTGTTACTTTTGTTTGTGGCTTTTTCCCCGCTCTTACAGCTCAGGTATGAGCAATGCTGTAATTAGTGAGACAGCGCCCCTCCCCCACACTGACGAAGGCTGAAAGTAAGAAGCCCAGAGATGATGGATACCCAAACCCCCACCAACACTGAGTGGTGATATAGGGTGAGAGGGCTCAGTCACTAAGTGATGAGTGAGGACCCTCCTCCCTCATTTCTTATTTCACCCCTGATTGACAGAGCCCCCATGTATCATCCCTGACTGGTATAATGGCCCCATTTTGGTAAAATGACCTCCATCCTGAGCtccttctagtaataatgtctCAAATAATTATTTGTGAGTTCAAAATGAAGAGGAATCGGAGCAACAATAACTGATTTTACTTTTATTTAAATTAGTAATGGAATTGAAGGTTGGGGTAAACAAAACCATGAATATTATCAATAGATTAAATCAGTGTTAGGAAGACAACCGTGGTCAGATGCCAGGTGTTcagttaagggtaccgtcacacagtgccattttgatcgctacgacggtacgattcgtgacgttccagcgatatccatacgatatcgctgtgtctgacacgcagcagcgatcagggatcctgctgagaatcgtacgtcgtagcagatcgtttggaacattctttcgtcgctggatctcccgctgtcatcgctggatcggtgtgtgtgacaccgatccagcgatgcgttcgcttgtaaccagggtaaacatcgggttactaagcgcagggctgcgcttagtaacccgatctttatcctggttaccatcgtaaatgtaaaaaaaaaaaacagtacatactcacattccggtgtccatcaggtcccttgccgtctgcttcccgcactgactgactgccggccgtaaagtgaaagcagagcacatcgcgctgtgctttcactttacggccggcagtcagtccgtgcgggaagcagacggcaagggacagacaccggaatgtaagtatgtactgtttgtttttttttacgctggtaaccagggtaaacatcgggttactaagcgcggccctgcgcttagtaacccgatgtttaccctggttacccggggacctcagcatcgttggtcgctggagagctgtctgtgtgacagctctccagcgaccacacaacgacttaccaacgatcacggccaggtcgtatcgctggtcgtgatcattgctaaatcgtatagtgtaacggtaccctaaaggCCAAGTCAGGCGAACAGTATGAATACCGCGGAGCCTGGTGACAGAGGCGTTACCGAAGCATGTCAGAAGGCCACAGGAAGCtggtgaaggtccttctatacaggtcctgcagtgatggtggatctgctggacttcaGGTCACTGGATGCTTAGGTCTCCTGTCTTTTAGATGGTTCTAGGGCAACAGTGGCAAGAAGCAAATACTCGAGCATccctggataatccgcgccggcaggatgataagatccggcggGAGATGGATCCTATGAGAagagaagtaaatataatgtaagttataatgttaagtgctgcggaatatgttggcgctatataaataaaattattattaagtgATGGGCCTCCATATGGCATGATACTACTGTGCGGTCACaggaatattatcacacagaggtcagggatcattgtcagccatcatacatgtgataatcctATCACTGACAGAAGACTTCTGCTCCACATGAATGATTCTCATtgacatcacacaacatggagctgattctcaaacttacctcgtctctttttcccctttttcacATTTTCTGAGTTTTGTTGCTCTAAACTCAGATTTATTACAGATTTTCTGTCGTCTTGAGCTTGACATTCTGATCAGAAAGTTCAAAAAAATTGAAACAATATATTCTTATAGGATCTGTTTTCTATCTTTCTTGTGCACGgcccagcatggtggctcagtggatagcactgcagctttgtagcgctgaagtcctgggttctaatcccaatcaaagacaacatctgcaaggagtttgtatgttctccccgtgtttgcgtgggttacccctggtactccggtttcctcccacattccaaagacatactgatagggaatctatattgtgagcctcatcggggacagcgatgataatgtgtgcaaactgtaaagcgctgtggaatatgttagtgctatatataaaaataaagattattattatagaatAGTTCTAGTCCTGTCCCATGTAGTCCTGATTGGGGATGAGCACAGCTGTGGAAGTTCGTTTTTTGGTACCCGatctgaactttagtccaaagttgagTTTTGGTACCTGAACTGTAGtagaacccaaaccccattgaaagcAATAGGGACCCGAAATTTTCAGCTGGAAAATGATCTCTCTTTCTCCGGAATTCCCCCAGAACTTCAAACACTGCAACTGACTTCCGGGAGAACCCTGAACTTTTaggtttgggttcgctcatctctagtcagggtCGGACTGGAGCACCAGTACACCGGATGATTCTCTGTTGGGTCCAGGTCCTCAGCGGGCTTCCAAATAGGATGTACAGGGGCCCCATGGTTTCAACTGAGTGTGCGAACGAAGACACACATGGGTATGGGTCCATGATCAAAATAATTTGGATCCATGAAATaacatggataacataggagaccAATAAGTGAAAAACTGCGTGGAAATGtttgagccttgaagtcaacattcAACATTCACATTGTTGATGCTGTAGACATAAACATACCTGATAGTGAAGGCGAGAATGGTAAGATGGTAATAGCGTCATCTCTATCAGATACAGAGacagattctttctgcctgtttcgaagaaGAAACACGTGTAAATCACAAGGAAACAGTATAACAGGGGTTGTCTCACTATAAAAACACTGACTATAAAGCCTAATAGGACATATGACTGTCATAGGGGGGAAGATCGTCTGCTCAAAACTAACTTTTATAGAGTGAAGCGGAAAACAACCACCAATATCTGGCATGTTACACTACATCTCTCCTACTGTGTGGGGGGAGCACGAAACATACATGCCCGGCCACAATCATGGGCTGTTCTCACCAGCAGTTTCTAAAGCCGAAGCACAATTACCACTAACCATGGGGCAGTGGACACTGCATTTGATATTATGGTATTTATGTCCTATATTTGTGTTGTGCACATATGTCAGCCTGGAGCTCCCAGTAATGACCAAATATTCTACTTACATTTCTGCTATGTCACTGTTGGATGCTGCGGTACACTCTGGATGGGTCTTGGGATCCTCAACGTTCACCATACTCGTAGTAGTGGTACAGAGCTAAATCAGAAcaacaataaaatataaaattattttttgcacTTTAGAGGTTTGTTTTTTAACATATTTTGGAGTTATTGATCACATACTTACTTTACAATGCTTTTCAGAAGATGATGTATAATTTTCGAAGTCAAAGCCATCATTATTCTCACTTGTTCCCTCCTCATCCTCTGAGACGAGATGTTTGTTTATATGAGAATGATCTACAAGATATAGGTAATAAAGTGTTTTAGAGGTTGTAAATATAACACAGTCGCCATTAATCACTAATATTATAGAGAACCAATTGTCACATATTAAGGAAAACGAGACAAACAGAAACATAGTCTAAATGCCGTCTCATTTTAATTACTGATAAAGCAGCTGGTGTCCATATCT
This region of Ranitomeya imitator isolate aRanImi1 chromosome 1, aRanImi1.pri, whole genome shotgun sequence genomic DNA includes:
- the LOC138657126 gene encoding microtubule-associated serine/threonine-protein kinase 3-like isoform X2, with amino-acid sequence MGIILHEFLLGSIPFDGDTVNELFKTVLFGNIVWECDHAPPLDAQNLITELLRRNPLHRLGTDHSHINKHLVSEDEEGTSENNDGFDFENYTSSSEKHCKLCTTTTSMVNVEDPKTHPECTAASNSDIAEMQKESVSVSDRDDAITILPFSPSLSGSISRRILSSCRRGLSRDARVFASCHCCPRTI
- the LOC138657126 gene encoding microtubule-associated serine/threonine-protein kinase 3-like isoform X1 gives rise to the protein MGIILHEFLLGSIPFDGDTVNELFKTVLFGNIVWECDHAPPLDAQNLITELLRRNPLHRLGTDHSHINKHLVSEDEEGTSENNDGFDFENYTSSSEKHCKLCTTTTSMVNVEDPKTHPECTAASNSDIAEMQKESVSVSDRDDAITILPFSPSLSECQAQDDRKSVINLSLEQQNSENVKKGKKRRGKFENQLHVV